CGCTGGTCCGTCACCCCGAGGGGCATCCGAAGGAGAAGCTCGACTCCGAGCGGGCCGACGAGGTCGAGGAGTTCGACTTCGACGTCGGGGCCGTGTTCTACGCCATCGGCCACACGCCCAACACGGCGTATCTGGAGGGAACGGGCGTGGAGATGGACGACGACGGCTACCTGCGAACGAAGGGAGGCTTCGGCGGCGGGCAGACCGCAACGGACGTCGACGGCATCTTCGGGGCCGGCGACGTCGTCGACTACCACTACCAGCAGGCGATCACCGCCGGCGGGATGGGGAGCAAGGCCGCGATCGATGCCGACGACTACCTGGAGGACCTCGAACGCTCGCCCGTCGCGACGGGCGAACCCGCCACGGTCGAATCGGACGACTGAGCCCGACACGCGGGACGCGCGGTCTCCCCGATCCTCCCCCGCCAACCGTGCGCGGAGGTGGTCCGAATCCCACAGACCCTTTAGTGGGGATCACCCAGGGAGGGTATGGTCGAAACCGAGACGTACACCATCGAAGGACCCGGCGGCGACACGGAAGCGATCGAACTCCCGGCCGGCCTCGTCGACGTGTTCGCCGAACAGGGCGAGGAACCGACCGACGTCGTCGGCGACATCGTCGTGCAGGCGTTCGCACAGCAGGCACACGTCGTCGTCCACCACGCCGAGGGCGACACCCCCGGCGACCTCGAGGCGCTCAACGACGAGATGGAGCGGCTCTTCGAGGAGCGCTTCGGCGTCTCGCTCGCCGACGCGATGGGCCACTCGCACTAGCGCTTTTTTTACGAGCCAGCCGCTCCGACAGCCCCCACGGGGAATCGCGGGGAAGTTCCCGGCGCGCCGGGACCGAGCGGTCGCTCCCTCGTGGCACCGGTCGGATAGAAGAAACGGAGCGTAGCGGTCACGACCCTCACGCACGCGCGGGCCGGCCGCGTCCGTCCCGGCGGTGGTGACGTGACACGGAGTTGCTGCCGACGCTACTTCTCGTCGCCGCCATCGGTCAGCAGGTCGACGTCCTCGGCCGGGTCGTCGACGAGGAACGCCGGTTCGTCCGGTTCCTCGCTGTCCTCGGCGTCGTCAGTTCCGTACTCGTCCGTGGCGTGCGCTTCCCACCGTCGGTCGTCGATGTGGTGGCACATGGTACACAAACACATAGTGGGTCGACGCACGACAAGCTTTCGGCCGGCTCCGGACCGCGGCAGAGTCAGAGGAACGCCAGCGGCACCATCACCGCAAAGCCCGCCGCGAGCCCCGCGAGGAGTTCGCGCTTGCCGCCGCCGGGAAGCCCCCGGCCGAGTTCGAGCGCCTCGGGGATGAACTCCGTGAGGACGAGGTAGATCATCGCGCCGGCGGCGAAGCCGAAGCCGAACGGGAGGAAATCGCGGGCGAGGCGGACGAAGTAGAAGGCGATGACCGCGCCCACGGGCTGGGGGAGCGACGAGAAGACGGCCCACCAGACCATCCGCCACTCCGAGACGCCCATCGCCCGCAGCGGGATGGAGATGGCGAGCCCCTCGGGGACGTTGTGGATGGAGATGGCGACCGTCATGAAGATCCCCAGCACGGGTACGACGAAGCCGAACAGCGTCGGCCCCG
This Salinigranum marinum DNA region includes the following protein-coding sequences:
- a CDS encoding DUF7545 family protein, whose amino-acid sequence is MVETETYTIEGPGGDTEAIELPAGLVDVFAEQGEEPTDVVGDIVVQAFAQQAHVVVHHAEGDTPGDLEALNDEMERLFEERFGVSLADAMGHSH